From Pelagibacterium flavum:
CACCTCTTGCGAATAATCCATCAGGTCGATCTTGTTGATGACCAGCACCACGTGCTTGACCCCGATCAGGGACAAAATGAAGCTGTGGCGGCGGGTCTGGGTCAACAGACCCTTGCGCGCATCGACCAAAAGCAGCGCCAGATCGGCGTTGGACGCGCCGGTCGCCATGTTGCGTGTGTATTGCTCGTGGCCCGGCGTATCGGCGACGATGAATTTGCGCTTCTCGGTGGAAAAGAACCGATACGCCACGTCGATGGTGATGCCCTGCTCGCGCTCGGCGACCAGACCGTCGACCAGCAGCGAGAAATCGATACCCTCATCGCCCACATGGCGGTTGCGGCTGTCGTTCTTGAGCGTTGCCAACTGATCGTCGAGGATCAGCTGGCTGTCATAGAGCAGCCGCCCGATCAGTGTCGATTTGCCGTCATCGACCGAGCCGCAGGTCAGAAAGCGCAGCAGCGACTTGTTGGTCTGCTGGGAAAGCCACAGCCCGATATCGGTGTCGGCAGTGGGAAGCGATGCTGCGGTCAAAGTGGACATTATCTTTCTCCCCTGGTCGCGTTCGCGAACCGCAAAACCGGTTCCCATCCGTCGGGTCGGGGCCCGAGGACATGCTTTTGCTGCGAACGCTCCATCAGAAATACCCTTCCTGCTTTTTCTTCTCCATCGAGCCGACGGAATCGCTGTCGATCAGACGGCCCTCGCGCTCGGAGGTCCGCGATGCCTGCATTTCCATGATGATCTCGGGAAGGGTTGCCGCCGAGGACTGGATCGCCCCGGTCAGCGGATAGCAGCCCAGTGTCCTGAACCGCACCATCATCTCCCTGGGCGTCTCGCCCGGATCGAGCGGCATGCGGTCGTCATCGACCATGATCAGCGTGCCCGAGCGCTCGACCACAGGGCGCTTTTTGGCAAAATAGAGCTCGGGCAACTCGATGTTTTCGGCATAGATATAGGTCCACACATCGAGCTCGGTCCAGTTCGAGATTGGGAACACCCGCATCGATTCGCCCGGATTGAGCCGCGTGTTGAACACCCGCCACAGCTCGGGCCGCTGGTTCTTGGGATCCCAGGCGTGGGACGCGTTGCGGTGCGAGAAAATCCGCTCCTTGGCGCGGCTCTTTTCCTCGTCGCGCCGCGCCCCGCCGATCGCCGCATCGTACTGGCCGGCGCCCAGCGCCTGGCGCAGCGCCTGGGTCTTCATGATGTCGGTGTAGCGCGCCGAGCCGTGATCGAACGGGTTCATCCCCGCCGCAACCCCATCGGGGTTGGTGTGCACCCGCAACTCGAACCCGTACTGTTCGGCCATCCGGTCGCGAAACGCGATCATCTCGGCGAACTTCCAGGTCGTATCGATGTGCAAAAGCGGAAACGGGATCTTTGAGGGATAAAACGCCTTGCGCGCCAGATGCAGCAAAACCGACGAATCCTTGCCGATCGAATACATCATAACAGGACGCTCAAAACTCGCCGCAACCTCCCGGAAAATCTCAATGCTCTCAGCCTCCAAACGGGCAAGATGGGAGAGAGAGGACGGCGACAGGGACATGAGTTTATTCCAGCGGTTCGGAACGTTTTCGGGGGCAGACATATTCCAGCAGGACGGCCCGGACAACTGCGCCAGACGCATGGCTGGTTGATCTGAACGTCCGGTTTGCCCGTATGAAGCGAGAATGGTGCGTTTATTCCAAATGAGCCGGACCGGCGCATTTTTCGACTTACCTCTCCGACGAAAAAGAAAGTTTTTTTCATGGCCAGTTCCACATTGGTTTGGCTCAGAAACGACTTGCGCATCGCAGACAATCCCGCCCTGGCTGCGGCGCTCAAGAACGAGGAACCGATCCACGCTGTCTATGTGCTTGAGACAGATCGTGCGTTACGTCCGCTGGGCGGGGCGGCAAAGGTTTGGCTGCATGAAAGCCTCAAGGCCCTCAATGACGCGCTGGCCGAACGCGGCGTGCGGCTTTCCTATCGCGAAGGCCAGAGCAAGACGGTTATTCCCGAAATGATCCGGGAGATGAAGGCTGAGCGGGTGTATTGGAACCGGCGGTACGACCCGGCGGGTCGCGCCCATGATGCGTCACTCAAGAAGGGCCTGAAGGCGGATGGTATCGCGGTAGAGAGTTTCAATGCCGCGCTGCTTGTCGAGCCCTGGGATATCGCCACGAAACAGGGCACGCCCTATGGCGTTTTCACCCCGTTCTGGAAGGCGCT
This genomic window contains:
- the cysD gene encoding sulfate adenylyltransferase subunit CysD, with the protein product MSLSPSSLSHLARLEAESIEIFREVAASFERPVMMYSIGKDSSVLLHLARKAFYPSKIPFPLLHIDTTWKFAEMIAFRDRMAEQYGFELRVHTNPDGVAAGMNPFDHGSARYTDIMKTQALRQALGAGQYDAAIGGARRDEEKSRAKERIFSHRNASHAWDPKNQRPELWRVFNTRLNPGESMRVFPISNWTELDVWTYIYAENIELPELYFAKKRPVVERSGTLIMVDDDRMPLDPGETPREMMVRFRTLGCYPLTGAIQSSAATLPEIIMEMQASRTSEREGRLIDSDSVGSMEKKKQEGYF